A single Amphiura filiformis chromosome 8, Afil_fr2py, whole genome shotgun sequence DNA region contains:
- the LOC140158338 gene encoding uncharacterized protein: MAACSTAFCSDRKSKSDQFDYYMEAFGCHLQWKELDIIGRHTLERERTILAKDEWDYNTRPTYYTAVRNLQGYVAYRLEEEDEAKEFFEDVLKHDPNNINALANLLFIARENETHETAREYQALLEEIFEGRNYEHRARAYADRAHAIRYFEQDKRCFHYMEYIERACVIGSSCLTPHRVEWFFDLALVLYRRDVQMLYLRKLWSKNGIALDENHDLISLNKKIKAGFVKAAHLLYDIIQISNTNEMKALAWVFLGILLNHDPSERNYSDVFPDDEHGLHDITADECYQYCVNFGGNHAIALRRVGSEYVKLGRFKEAEVLLQRSLAIIESWFAFRHTGLMYLAKYDQSSEEGNPKRQYLKEAEVWLKKAQKFKKVHADYSDLGRVYFLLGEHDKAISQFRRATSNDQDDFFDLVETHRRWADCLGAKGELEGQREQQIKANKLQLQLQEPQTSEDDFFRDDFEFYNTPTRPGFVRFLLGTHIWCTESQRIATQLAANLTLNPREHMDNGRRYRYHFFISYAERDRRWTFAFLHKLESKHSLRGCINHRDFVAGVSEPDNRTNAIRNSHKCVVILTPAFVEELAATMSRSQRSWTSYELVQAVTESQFRSSGYIIPIMLRACTPPTTISHLTYSQCCDGQMAQNHWDKLIENITSQDY, encoded by the exons ATGGCTGCTTGTTCAACTGCCTTTTGTTCCGATCGGAAGAGTAAATCTGATCAATTTGATTACTACATGGAAGCGTTCGGGTGTCATCTACAATGGAAAGAACTGGACATCATTGGCCGGCATACTCTGGAAAGAGAACGAACGATTCTGGCCAAAGACGAATGGGACTACAATACCAGACCGACGTATTATACTGCTGTTAGGAACTTACAAGGATACGTCGCTTATAGGTTGGAAGAAGAAGACGAAGCGAAGGAGTTTTTTGAAGATGTGCTTAAACATGATCCAAATAATATTAATGCATTGGCAAATTTGTTGTTTATTGCAAGAGAAAATGAAACGCATGAAACTGCTCGCGAATACCAGGCACTACTGGAGGAAATATTTGAAGGCAGGAATTACGAGCATCGCGCAAGAGCTTACGCAGACAGAGCGCATGCCATTCGGTATTTTGAACAGGATAAGCGATGTTTTCATTACATGGAATATATTGAAAGAGCTTGTGTTATTGGAAGCAGTTGTCTTACTCCCCATCGGGTGGAATGGTTCTTCGATCTTGCTCTTGTTCTTTACAGGCGAGATGTCCAGATGCTGTATTTACGAAAGCTCTGGAGCAAAAACGGAATAGCCTTGGATGAAAATCACGATTTGATCTCTCTAAATAAAAAGATCAAAGCTGGCTTTGTGAAAGCAGCACATTTACTGTACGATATTATTCAAATAAGTAACACCAATGAGATGAAAGCTTTAGCATGGGTATTCTTGGGTATTTTATTAAATCACGATCCTTCAGAAAGAAACTACAGTGATGTGTTCCCAGATGATGAGCATGGATTACATGATATTACCGCGGATGAATGTTACCAATATTGCGTCAACTTCGGCGGTAATCACGCAATCGCATTACGCCGAGTAGGTTCTGAATATGTTAAACTTGGACGATTCAAAGAAGCTGAAGTCCTTTTGCAACGCTCTCTGGCAATCATCGAATCCTGGTTTGCATTTCGTCATACCGGATTAATGTACTTAGCTAAGTACGATCAATCATCAGAAGAGGGTAACCCAAAAAGACAATATCTGAAAGAGGCTGAAGTTTGGCTAAAGAAGGCGCAGAAGTTCAAAAAGGTCCATGCAGATTATTCTGATCTTGGTCGCGTGTATTTTCTTCTGGGTGAACACGACAAAGCGATATCTCAATTCAGACGAGCAACAAGTAATGATCAGGATGACTTTTTTGATCTTGTTGAGACCCATAGAAGATGGGCTGATTGTCTTGGTGCAAAAGGCGAGCTAGAAGGCCAGCGtgaacaacaaataaaagcaaATAAGCTTCAGTTGCAATTACAAGAACCGCAGACCTCCGAAGATGATTTCTTCAGGGATGACTTTGAGTTCTATAACACACCTACAAGGCCTGGTTTCGTTCGTTTTTTGCTTGGAACACACATCTGGTGTACTGAATCACAGCGGATTGCCACACAGCTCGCAGCTAATCTTACATTGAACCCTCGTGAACATATGGACAACGGGAGAAGATACAGATACCATTTCTTCATCTCTTACGCAGAACGAGACAGACGATGGACGTTTGCATTCCTTCACAAGTTAGAATCGAAGCATAGTTTAAGAGGTTGTATCAATCATAGGGACTTCGTAGCAGGTGTGTCCGAGCCTGATAACCGGACTAATGCCATCCGGAATAGCCACAAGTGTGTGGTCATTCTAACACCTGCCTTCGTGGAGGAACTTGCAGCAACAATGTCTCGGAGTCAAAGATCGTGGACAAG CTATGAATTAGTGCAAGCAGTGACTGAATCACAATTCCGCAGTAGTGGATACATCATTCCCATAATGCTTCGGGCTTGTACTCCACCGACAACGATATCCCATCTAACATACTCACAATGCTGTGATGGACAAATGGCACAGAACCATTGGGATAAACTCATTGAAAATATCACCAGTCAGGACTATTAG